The Chitinophaga lutea genome contains the following window.
GTATCTTTTATGCGATGCTCAGGCCCACTTTTATTTTTGATACTTCCTCCCGGGGCTAATTCTTCGTCTTTTTATCCGGAGACCTTCTGATCCAGCGATCCCCGGCGTTACATGCCTCTGGTTTAAATAGTACATCTCCGTACCCCATTTTCCTGAAATTGCAACACAATTGCATACGCAGGTATCTACGCTTCATCTATGCTTCAGCTATGCTCTTGCTACGCTTTTGGTGCGGGGAGGCTTTGGAGAGGCTCCCGTAAAGCATTGTTTATCAACGGCCTAAAAGCCACTTCATCGCCCTCGAACCGCCGGCTTCCGCCATGCGCACGATCTCCGGGTAATATTATTTTCGCATCACATCCGCCGTCACCGGCAAGGCATCACCACCACTTCCCTCTCGCCGGGTAACTCCTGTTGCCGGGAATATTATTCACGATAAAAGCTACCAGCAGCAGCAGGAACACGCCGGTCGCCACGGGCGAGAGCACATACCAGAACCCGAGCGCCCTGATCTTGGCGCTGCCGGCCACCGCCAGCAGTGCCGTAGCGCCGCCCGGCGGGTGTATCGTTTTGGTGAGCTGCATCACCACGATGGAGCTGGCCACCGCCAGCGCGCCGGCCAGCCATTCCCAGTCGGCCCAGGGGATGAGGGTACATATGGTAACGCCTACGGCAGCGCTCAGCACATGCCCGCCGATCACGTTGCGGGGCTGCGCCAGCGGGCTTTGGGTATGCCCGTAGATCAGCACCGCGGAGGCGCCGAAAGAGCCGAGCACGAAAAGATTATCCTTCGCGGGCAGGTAAAAATGATTGAGCAGCCCGATGAGGCCCACGCCGAGGAAGGCCCCGGTAAACGACCAGGCCATGTCGCGTTGGTCTACCAGCGTTTCCCGGTAAATCACATAGCGGGCGATGCGATACGTTCGTTTGATGCGGTGTTTCATTCGTGATAAGCCGGCTTTTGACCGGCCGGGTGGAAAATACCGGCCGGATGTTTCGCCGGGCGCAAAAATACACCTATCAATAAATTTTCTTAATATCGCCCTACATTATTCATCCTCTAACGTGAAAGATCGACAGAACACCAATAAGATCACCATCTACGATATAGCGCAAGCGCTCGGCCTGAGCGCCTCCACGGTATCAAGGGCTTTGCAGAACAATCCGCTCATCAACGAGGAAACCCGCAGCAAGGTGCAGGAACTGGCCGCGGAAATGAATTATGTGCCCAACTGGATAGCGTCCAGCCTGCGGAAAAAACGCTCCAACATCATCGGCCTCATCGTGCCCCGCACCAGCATGTACTTCCAGAGCACCGCCATCAGCGGTATCCAGCACGAAGCGCACAAGTACGGGTTCAGCATCGTGATCGGCCAGTCCGACGAAACCGTGGCCATGGAAAAAGAACTGGTGCATACCTTCTTTTCCCTGCGCGTAGACGGCCTCCTGGCGGTATCCTCCATGTTTACCACCAACTTCGACCATTTCTCTCCATTTATCAGGAATAATATCCCCCTTGTTTTTTACGACCGCGTTCCGCTCGACTTCCCCGGCTACACCATTACGGGCGACGATTTCAAAGGCGGTTTCCTGGCCACCGAACACCTGATCCAGCAGGGCTGTAAAAGGATTGCGCACTATGCCGGCGTACTCACCTGCAACCTCTACCAGCAACGCCTGGCGGGTTACAAAGCGGCTTTGGCCAAATACAAGATCCCCTTCGACGAATCGCTGGTGTACGTGCACAACCTCACCCTCGACGCAGGCGCGGAAGCGGCCCGGCAGATCTTTGCCGGCGGCAACATCCCGGACGGGCTTTTTGCGGCCAACGACTCCTCCGCCGTGGCATTTATCCAGGAAGCCAAAAAGAAAGGCGTAAAAGTGCCGGAACAGGTGAAAGTGGTCGGTTATTCCAACGACCTCTCCTCCCGCATCATCAGCCCCTCCCTGACCACGATCGAACAATCGGGCTACCGGATGGGCGAAAAGGCGGTGGAAACACTCGTGCAGCTGATCAACAAGGACGAAAAAATCAAAGTCACCAAAAATTTCGTAT
Protein-coding sequences here:
- a CDS encoding HPP family protein, yielding MKHRIKRTYRIARYVIYRETLVDQRDMAWSFTGAFLGVGLIGLLNHFYLPAKDNLFVLGSFGASAVLIYGHTQSPLAQPRNVIGGHVLSAAVGVTICTLIPWADWEWLAGALAVASSIVVMQLTKTIHPPGGATALLAVAGSAKIRALGFWYVLSPVATGVFLLLLVAFIVNNIPGNRSYPARGKWW
- a CDS encoding LacI family DNA-binding transcriptional regulator, with translation MKDRQNTNKITIYDIAQALGLSASTVSRALQNNPLINEETRSKVQELAAEMNYVPNWIASSLRKKRSNIIGLIVPRTSMYFQSTAISGIQHEAHKYGFSIVIGQSDETVAMEKELVHTFFSLRVDGLLAVSSMFTTNFDHFSPFIRNNIPLVFYDRVPLDFPGYTITGDDFKGGFLATEHLIQQGCKRIAHYAGVLTCNLYQQRLAGYKAALAKYKIPFDESLVYVHNLTLDAGAEAARQIFAGGNIPDGLFAANDSSAVAFIQEAKKKGVKVPEQVKVVGYSNDLSSRIISPSLTTIEQSGYRMGEKAVETLVQLINKDEKIKVTKNFVFEVELIPRESSAR